In Amycolatopsis solani, a single window of DNA contains:
- a CDS encoding bacteriophage holin, translating to MPYLPTVVLVAIGLLLLVVLLVRTTKVLRGFKRTASMVATNTQDRAGLLRARSAALRVAFAERRRKPENQ from the coding sequence GTGCCGTACCTGCCCACCGTCGTGCTCGTCGCGATCGGCCTGCTGCTGCTCGTCGTCCTGCTGGTGCGGACCACCAAGGTCTTGCGTGGCTTCAAGCGGACCGCAAGCATGGTGGCTACGAACACCCAGGACCGGGCGGGGTTGCTCCGCGCCCGGTCGGCCGCGCTGCGCGTCGCCTTCGCGGAGCGCCGCCGGAAACCGGAAAACCAGTAA
- the tatA gene encoding Sec-independent protein translocase subunit TatA — MLNGLQPWHLIILVLVVVLLFGAKRLPDAARSIGKSMKIFKAETKDLTGDKAAATEDAEPVETKQIPAKPVAPASTDQQVADLQRQLDELKKQQAADQPQKNAS, encoded by the coding sequence ATGCTGAACGGATTGCAGCCGTGGCATTTGATCATCTTGGTGCTCGTCGTCGTGCTGCTGTTCGGGGCCAAGAGGCTTCCCGACGCGGCCCGGTCCATCGGCAAGTCCATGAAGATCTTCAAGGCCGAGACCAAGGACCTCACCGGCGACAAGGCCGCGGCGACCGAGGACGCCGAGCCCGTCGAGACGAAGCAGATCCCGGCCAAGCCCGTCGCACCCGCTTCGACCGACCAGCAGGTCGCCGACCTGCAGCGGCAGCTCGACGAGCTGAAGAAGCAGCAGGCCGCCGACCAGCCGCAGAAGAACGCCAGCTGA
- the tatC gene encoding twin-arginine translocase subunit TatC, translating into MAESASGNGDTRRSKRRKRSRRTNPDGTMTLIEHIYEFRRRLGFAMLAVVVGGIIGFIWFGTKIGPIPSLGDLVKDPYCAIPADRRLDSAEGCRLLQTVPFEAFMTQLKVGIAAGAVLLSPAWLYQLWAFIAPGLYSKERKYALTFVGFASVLFAAGAVLAYILFPHALQLLMGFGQDAFVTALTADKYISFLLSLLIIFGISFELPLLVVMLNRVGVVKYVQLKKWRRGIVFALFVFAAFATPGSDPFSMLGLAGALTVLFEIAVQMARFHDRKLEKARGDEGWDKLADDEAAPFDYTPSTVDDEPSTPTASGGRSSTDDVT; encoded by the coding sequence GTGGCGGAATCCGCCTCCGGAAACGGTGACACCCGCCGGTCGAAGCGGCGCAAGCGCAGCCGTCGCACGAACCCCGACGGCACGATGACGCTCATCGAGCACATCTACGAGTTCCGCCGCCGCCTCGGCTTCGCCATGCTCGCCGTCGTGGTCGGCGGGATCATCGGGTTCATCTGGTTCGGGACCAAGATCGGCCCGATCCCGTCGCTCGGCGACCTCGTGAAGGACCCGTACTGCGCCATCCCGGCGGACCGGCGGCTCGACAGCGCCGAAGGGTGCCGGCTGCTGCAGACCGTGCCGTTCGAGGCCTTCATGACCCAGCTGAAGGTCGGCATCGCGGCCGGGGCCGTGCTCCTCTCGCCGGCCTGGCTGTACCAGCTCTGGGCGTTCATCGCCCCGGGTCTGTACAGCAAGGAGCGCAAGTACGCGCTGACGTTCGTCGGGTTCGCGTCGGTGCTCTTCGCCGCGGGCGCCGTGCTCGCCTACATCCTCTTCCCGCACGCCCTGCAGCTGCTCATGGGCTTCGGGCAGGACGCGTTCGTCACCGCGCTGACCGCGGACAAGTACATCTCGTTCCTGCTGTCGCTGCTGATCATCTTCGGGATCAGCTTCGAGCTCCCGCTGCTGGTGGTGATGCTCAACCGCGTCGGCGTGGTGAAGTACGTCCAGCTGAAGAAGTGGCGTCGCGGCATCGTGTTCGCGCTGTTCGTCTTCGCGGCCTTCGCCACCCCCGGTTCCGATCCGTTCTCCATGCTCGGCCTCGCCGGCGCGCTCACCGTGCTGTTCGAGATCGCCGTCCAGATGGCGCGCTTCCACGACCGCAAGCTCGAAAAGGCCCGCGGCGACGAGGGCTGGGACAAGCTCGCCGACGACGAAGCGGCGCCGTTCGACTACACGCCGAGCACCGTCGACGACGAGCCGTCCACCCCGACCGCGTCCGGCGGCCGGTCGAGTACCGACGACGTCACGTAG